One window from the genome of Atribacterota bacterium encodes:
- a CDS encoding alanyl-tRNA editing protein, with protein sequence MTEKIFYLAPEQMSLETLVSKVKKREGRVALSFPQTIFFPEGGGQPADRGMIRGERWWMEVEDVSEEGGEIWHWGKMQGREPEEGEKVFMRVDEEWRRMMCEQHTAQHLFSAILERDYALSTTGFSILPDRIKIEIPCRDDLSPTVLQEAETKVRAFIRKRLPVSIYWENSSMRIVEIPGLDRNPCGGLHVSDTGYIGSFAILRFYRKNRDFWRIEFLAGGKLERAFRQMMETVDTLHTMLGNNLVEGTLTLLEKKDA encoded by the coding sequence ATGACGGAAAAGATTTTTTACCTGGCTCCAGAGCAGATGTCATTGGAAACCCTCGTGTCAAAGGTGAAAAAAAGAGAGGGAAGGGTTGCTCTTTCCTTTCCCCAGACTATTTTTTTCCCCGAAGGAGGAGGACAGCCTGCTGACCGGGGCATGATTCGGGGAGAACGCTGGTGGATGGAAGTGGAAGATGTGAGCGAAGAAGGCGGAGAAATTTGGCACTGGGGAAAGATGCAGGGGCGGGAACCAGAAGAGGGCGAAAAGGTATTCATGCGTGTCGATGAGGAATGGCGTCGTATGATGTGTGAACAGCATACCGCCCAACACCTGTTCTCGGCTATCTTGGAACGGGATTATGCGCTCTCCACCACTGGTTTTTCCATTTTGCCTGATCGGATTAAAATTGAAATTCCTTGCCGGGATGATTTATCCCCTACCGTGCTTCAAGAAGCTGAAACCAAAGTGCGGGCATTCATCCGTAAACGCCTTCCGGTTTCCATATACTGGGAAAATTCATCCATGCGCATTGTGGAGATTCCGGGACTGGATCGGAATCCCTGTGGAGGATTACACGTCAGTGATACAGGATACATTGGCTCCTTCGCCATTTTGCGGTTTTACCGTAAAAACAGAGATTTCTGGCGCATTGAGTTTTTGGCGGGAGGAAAACTGGAAAGAGCTTTTCGCCAAATGATGGAAACGGTGGACACCCTCCACACCATGCTGGGAAATAACCTTGTGGAGGGGACATTGACCCTTCTTGAAAAAAAGGATGCTTAG
- a CDS encoding response regulator transcription factor, with amino-acid sequence MLTQEKTVRVFLVDDNPFLLDSLQFLLERQGDLEVVGKSLQGKGIISKLKRTKPDVVVLDVRLGDSDGLLLLEKIRKSLPLPVVMLSMYEEYREYALRLGAFAYLVKGKDLDELYQTLRLATLSF; translated from the coding sequence ATGTTAACTCAAGAAAAAACAGTCAGAGTATTTCTGGTGGATGACAATCCGTTCCTCCTCGATAGCTTGCAGTTTCTTCTGGAGCGACAGGGAGACCTCGAGGTGGTGGGGAAGAGTTTGCAGGGGAAGGGAATCATTTCCAAGCTGAAACGCACCAAACCCGATGTGGTGGTTCTGGATGTCCGTCTGGGTGATTCCGATGGACTTCTCCTTTTAGAAAAAATCCGCAAGAGCCTGCCACTTCCTGTAGTTATGCTGAGCATGTACGAAGAGTACCGGGAATACGCTCTGCGTTTAGGAGCCTTTGCGTACCTGGTCAAGGGAAAAGACCTGGACGAACTCTATCAGACCCTGCGTTTAGCCACGCTCTCTTTTTAA